Proteins from a genomic interval of Lycium ferocissimum isolate CSIRO_LF1 chromosome 2, AGI_CSIRO_Lferr_CH_V1, whole genome shotgun sequence:
- the LOC132034871 gene encoding subtilisin-like protease SBT3 codes for MDWPNNYALVFFFLFAPLLCLAERTTYIVHLDKSLMPKIFASHHHWHSSTIDSIKIPTPASLNSRHPAPKLLYSYDNVFHGFSAVLSKDELEALKKSLGFVSAYKDIPVELHTTHTSEFLRLNPSSGLLPASNFGQDVIIGVVDTGIWPELPSFKDDGMPEIPKRWKGICRAGTDFNSSLCNRKIIGVNYFYKGAVAASPHVNLTIISARDSWGHGTHIASIAAGNYVQGASYFGYGQGTARGVAPRARLAIYKVSWRELGSTTSSDIIAGMDQAVADGVDILSISSGSAHLPLYRDPIAIGAFGAMMKGILVTGSAGNGGPEFGSLVNGAPWIMTVASGTTDRTFAGTLTLGNGQKIRGWSLFPLGAIVQHSPLVYNKTLSSCNSTLSQVFSPGNEVIVCDGAEEVSFDDGSSIFYFQMRSVTEAGFRAAIFISADPRDFASKDFSNPGVVIGKKEGKQMKDYIRKTEHPTVSISFLETYENVMPAPRLASSSSRGPSRSYLGIAKPDLMAPGESIIGAWPPGIFALLFGRGMEVGNDY; via the coding sequence ATGGATTGGCCTAATAACTACGctcttgttttcttctttctctttgctCCTCTTCTCTGTTTAGCAGAGAGAACAACATACATTGTCCATCTGGACAAGTCTTTAATGCCTAAGATATTTGCTAGTCACCATCACTGGCATTCATCCACCATTGATTCCATCAAGATTCCAACTCCTGCTTCGCTTAATAGCCGACATCCTGCTCCAAAGCTTCTCTATTCTTATGACAATGTATTTCATGGCTTCAGTGCTGTTTTGTCCAAGGATGAACTAGAAGCTTTGAAAAAGTCTCTAGGATTTGTTTCAGCTTATAAAGACATACCTGTTGAACTCCACACTACACATACCTCTGAGTTCCTTAGGCTCAACCCTTCCTCAGGTCTTCTGCCAGCTTCTAATTTTGGTCAGGATGTCATCATTGGTGTTGTTGACACGGGAATATGGCCCGAATTGCCTAGCTTCAAGGATGATGGCATGCCTGAAATTCCCAAAAGATGGAAGGGAATTTGTCGAGCAGGCACTGATTTCAACTCTTCACTGTGCAACAGAAAAATCATTGGGGTTAATTATTTTTACAAGGGAGCTGTAGCTGCCAGTCCTCATGTGAATCTTACCATAATTTCTGCCCGGGATTCTTGGGGTCATGGTACACATATAGCCTCAATTGCTGCAGGAAATTATGTCCAAGGCGCTTCCTACTTCGGATATGGCCAGGGAACTGCAAGAGGTGTTGCTCCACGTGCTAGGTTGGCTATTTACAAGGTATCATGGCGTGAACTTGGATCAACAACTAGTTCAGATATAATTGCTGGTATGGATCAGGCAGTTGCAGATGGAGTTGACATATTATCCATATCTAGTGGATCCGCTCATCTTCCGCTATATAGAGATCCTATAGCAATTGGGGCTTTTGGTGCTATGATGAAGGGCATCTTGGTTACTGGTTCGGCAGGTAATGGCGGTCCAGAATTTGGGTCTCTAGTAAATGGAGCCCCATGGATCATGACTGTTGCATCTGGTACCACAGATCGAACCTTTGCTGGGACTCTGACTCTAGGCAATGGGCAAAAGATTAGGGGTTGGAGCTTGTTTCCTTTGGGAGCAATTGTCCAGCATTCACCGCTGGTGTATAACAAGACCCTCTCTTCTTGCAATTCAACGTTATCCCAAGTCTTCTCGCCCGGCAATGAAGTCATTGTTTGTGATGGTGCGGAGGAAGTTTCCTTTGATGATGGTTCGAGTATATTTTACTTTCAAATGCGCAGTGTAACGGAGGCTGGATTTCGGGCAGCTATCTTCATTTCTGCTGACCCAAGAGATTTCGCTTCCAAAGATTTTTCCAATCCTGGAGTTGTGATCGGgaaaaaggaaggtaagcaaaTGAAAGATTATATCAGGAAAACAGAGCACCCTACGGTGAGCATAAGTTTTCTAGAGACGTACGAAAATGTCATGCCTGCACCCAGACTAGCCTCGTCATCCAGTAGAGGACCTTCTCGAAGCTATCTTGGAATAGCGAAGCCGGATTTAATGGCACCAGGGGAGTCGATAATAGGTGCCTGGCCACCTGGGATATTTGCACTCCTTTTTGGTCGTGGTATGGAAGTAGGAAATGACTACTAA
- the LOC132047517 gene encoding subtilisin-like protease SBT3: MESGTSVASPHVSGIAAMLKSVRPEWSPSAIKSALMTTANPWDNTQNRIIATETNEPATPLGTGSGFVDPNRALDPGLIYDATPQDYVNLLCSMNFTEEQFNTIARSSANHNCSNPSADLNYPSFIALWEFDLERKNYPWLVKKFTRTVTNVGSGASKYTAKVEVPRNASISVSPQVLAFGKKYEKKSYTLTIRYRGNEKFTANYGSVTWVEENGNHIVRSPISVHPVIQVWDS, from the coding sequence ATGGAATCAGGCACATCTGTGGCTAGTCCTCATGTATCTGGAATTGCTGCTATGCTAAAATCTGTACGCCCTGAGTGGAGTCCATCAGCTATTAAATCAGCATTGATGACCACTGCCAACCCTTGGGATAACACGCAAAACCGAATCATCGCCACTGAGACCAACGAACCAGCCACGCCATTAGGCACAGGATCAGGGTTCGTTGATCCAAACCGCGCACTTGATCCAGGACTAATATATGATGCTACTCCACAGGATTATGTCAATCTTCTATGCTCCATGAATTTCACAGAAGAGCAATTCAACACCATTGCGAGATCATCGGCCAACCATAACTGCTCAAATCCATCAGCTGATCTCAATTATCCATCATTTATTGCTCTATGGGAGTTTGACTTGGAGAGGAAAAATTACCCTTGGTTAGTTAAGAAATTCACAAGGACTGTTACAAATGTTGGTTCTGGTGCATCTAAATACACAGCAAAAGTGGAAGTGCCCAGGAATGCCAGCATATCAGTATCCCCACAAGTTTTAGcctttggaaaaaaatatgagAAGAAGAGCTATACTTTGACTATTCGATATAGAGGTAATGAGAAGTTTACTGCTAATTATGGGTCAGTCACTTGGGTTGAAGAGAATGGAAATCACATTGTAAGAAGCCCTATTAGTGTGCATCCAGTTATTCAGGTTTGGGATTCTTGA